A genomic region of Phragmites australis chromosome 2, lpPhrAust1.1, whole genome shotgun sequence contains the following coding sequences:
- the LOC133909423 gene encoding endoribonuclease Dicer homolog 3a isoform X1: MGEAEAASLGGGGEEAISAANSAAEAAVVPDVNMNPLKRPSESFGQEDEADRHNRQKRWCQDFTPRRYQIDVYEIAKCRNTIAMLDTGAGKTMIAVMLIKHFGKISRANNDRKLIIFLAPTVQLVTQQCEVIKSYTDFEVECYHGSKGVDQWKAQSWQEQLSKYQVMVMTPQVLLHAFRQSFLILDMVRLMIFDECHHATGNHPYTRIMKEFYHRSEHKPNVFGMTASPVIRKGVSSDLDCENQLSELENLLDAKIYTAVDREEIELCVPAAKEVNRYYEPRTVCFKDLSEELGILCSKYDELIAHLQTRPNNQYKDADEITKESRKRLSNSLAKICYCLEDAGLLCASEATKICIERCQRKGSLKGGCDTTDQQSDANESGLFAENSMLHMKFLEEVLHIIDKLLQQGIDALLNSESGCVEATKVGYISPKLYELIQIFLSFSDFGRVRCLIFVDRKITARVIERIMKKIGHLSYFRVSFLTGGSSSVDALTPKMQKDTLDSFRSGKVNLLFTTDVAEEGIHIPDCSCVIRFDLPKTTRSYVQSRGRARQKDSQYILMIERENVKQNDLISAIMRSKTLMVDIASNREPEDPHPSFFPTEEINEYHIATTGAKLTADSSISVLYQYCEKLPKDKYYTPRPTFQFTHYGDGYECTVTLPSSAVFQLSVGPKARNMQKAKQLVCLDACKRLHQLGALDDHLLPSVEEPPLEILSKASNCTSGAGVGTTKRKELHGTTKILAISGTWASNRSVTKLQGYKLNFVCDQAGQKYSDFVLLIDASIAKEAATLGIDLYLHDKMVKASVSPCGPFELDVRQTERAKLFQGLLFNGLFGKLFIGSKATNTPREFILKKDDTFLWNNANMYLLLPVDPTLDSHKSVCINWSVIDVAATTVGLMRNIYSEDKRNLIQILNPDNSGGDLIHLANKSCRVGDLTNMVVLALHTGKIYTALDVADLSANSTFDGASEKESKFRTFAEYFEKKYNIVLRHPSQPLLVLKPSHNPHNLLSSKCIDEGNGVGKKNNGASYVNRVNNRVHMPPELLIPLDLPVDILRAFYLFPSLMYRIESLMLASQLRNEIAYMDSDISSFLILEALTTLRCCEDFSMERLELLGDSVLKYTVSCHLFLTFPNKHEGQLSSRRQETICNATLYRLGIERKIQGYIRDAAFDPRRWLAPGQLSIRPCICECPVNSEVVTEDNVINGNPIVIGKACDKGHRWICSKTISDCVEAIIGAYYVGGGLRAAVAVLKWLQIEVEIEEDLIMKAMLSASVRTYLPKVDVVELLEAKLGYAFSVKGLLIEALTHPSQQESGATYCYQRLEFLGDAVLDILLTRHLFLSHRDTDEGELTDLRSASVNNENFAQVAVKHKFHHFLQHSSGVLLDQIAEYVNTLEGSSKDKTSLLFDGLLRGPKVLGDIVESIAGAILIDTKLDLDIVWGVFKPLLSPIVTPESLELPPFRELLEWCAKNGYFLGIKCENRGDNIMAILNLQLNDVLLVRQGRGKNKIDAKAHAASLLLKDLELNICSCWQERRLLIPKNPSRTEQIEKKSGSPKHRNDFLDAMDTQIITPPRQKKLSVSRIAPSSVLDKPLVVKVKMSKGGPRISLYESCKKLQWPMPTFEYLKVEPSSVCPSSGGSSQKVAPQRFAFASVITLHIPNGDVISLTGDDRADKKSSQDSAALLMLYELQRRGRFQVQEV; this comes from the exons ATGGGCGAAGCGGAAGCGGCATCGctgggcggcggcggagaggaggcgATAAGCGCCGCCAATTCCGCGGCGGAGGCAGCCGTCGTCCCTGACG TTAACATGAATCCTTTGAAGAGGCCATCGGAATCATTTGGTCAAGAAGATGAAGCAGACAGGCATAACCGGCAGAAGAGATGGTGCCAGGATTTCACACCCAGAAG GTATCAGATTGATGTTTATGAGATTGCGAAGTGTCGAAACACAATTGCGATGCTTGACACAGGAGCTGGGAAGACAATGATTGCTGTGATGCTCATCAAGCATTTTGGGAAGATCAGTAGAGCAAATAATGACCGAAAGCTCATCATATTCCTTGCACCAACGGTTCAACTCGTCACACAG CAATGCGAAGTGATTAAGAGCTACACAGATTTTGAGGTGGAGTGCTATCACGGTTCAAAGGGGGTTGATCAATGGAAGGCTCAAAGCTGGCAAGAACAACTCTCAAAGTATCAG GTCATGGTCATGACACCACAGGTGTTGCTACATGCTTTTCGCCAATCCTTCTTGATCTTGGACATGGTCAGGCTCATGATATTTGATGAATGCCATCATGCAACTGGTAACCACCCTTATACAAGGATAATGAAG GAGTTCTATCACAGATCTGAGCATAAGCCAAATGTGTTCGGTATGACAGCATCGCCTGTTATAAGAAAAG GAGTCTCCTCTGATTTGGATTGCGAAAATCAGCTCTCTGAACTGGAAAACCTTTTAGATGCCAAG ATATACACTGCGGTGGATAGAGAAGAGATAGAACTTTGTGTACCTGCTGCAAAAGAAGTGAACAGATACTATGAGCCGAGAACTGTTTGTTTCAAAGATTTGAGTGAAGAATTGGGAATTTTGTGTTCCAAG TATGATGAGCTGATAGCACATTTGCAGACTAGACCAAACAACCAGTATAAAGATGCTgatgaaataacaaaagaatCGCGGAAGCGTCTCTCTAATTCTTTAGCAAAGATCTGCTATTGCCTTGAAGATGCTGGTCTACTTTGTGCTAGTGAG GCCACTAAAATCTGCATTGAAAGGTGTCAGAGAAAAGGTTCACTTAAGGGAGGCTGTGATACCACCGATCAGCAAAGTGACGCAAATGAATCAGGCCTGTTTGCAGAAAATTCAATGCTTCATATGAAATTTTTGGAGGAAGTGTTGCATATAATTGACAAACTCCTCCAACAAG GTATTGATGCACTTCTAAACTCAGAGAGTGGATGTGTGGAAGCCACAAAGGTGGGCTATATCTCACCAAAGCTCTATGAACTCATCCAAATATTTCTCTCTTTCAG TGACTTTGGTCGTGTCCGATGCCTTATATTTGTGGATCGGAAGATTACTGCTAGAGTCATTGAGCGGATTATGAAGAAAATTGGTCACCTCTCATATTTCAGAGTCTCTTTTCTAACTGGAGGGAGTTCTTCAGTGGATGCGCTGACCCCTAAAATGCAGAAGGACACACTGGATTCATTCCGCTCTGGAAAG GtcaatttattatttactaCAGATGTTGCAGAAGAGGGTATCCACATCCCAGACTGCTCTTGTGTAATACGATTTGATTTGCCAAAGACTACCCGGAGTTATGTGCAGTCACGTGGACGAGCCCGCCAGAAGGACTCTCAGTACATACTCATGATTGAACG GGAAAATGTGAAACAAAATGATTTAATATCTGCCATTATGAGAAGTAAGACTTTGATGGTTGACATTGCTTCAAACAGAGAGCCTGAGGATCCACATCCCAGTTTCTTTCCCACTGAAGAAATAAATGAATACCATATCGCCACAACAGGAGCAAAACTAACTGCTGATTCCAGCATCAGTGTTCTCTACCAGTACTGTGAGAAACTTCCGAAGGACAA GTACTACACCCCAAGACCTACGTTTCAGTTCACCCATTATGGTGATGGTTATGAGTGTACAGTAACATTACCATCTAGTGCCGTGTTTCAACTTTCGGTGGGTCCTAAAGCAAGAAACATGCAGAAAGCTAAGCAGCTTGTTTGCCTTGATGCATGTAAGAGGCTGCATCAGCTGGGAGCACTTGATGATCACCTTTTGCCATCCGTTGAAGAGCCACCACTGGAAATTTTGAGCAAGGCTAGTAACTGCACATCTGGTGCAGGTGTAG GTACAACCAAACGAAAAGAACTGCATGGTACAACCAAGATTCTTGCTATCTCTGGCACTTGGGCATCAAATAGAAGTGTTACTAAGCTTCAAGGCTACAAGTTAAATTTTGTTTGTGATCAAGCTggtcagaaatactccgactTTGTCCTGTTAATTGATGCAAGTATAGCAAAAGAAGCTGCTACTTTGGGTATTGACCTATATTTGCATGACAAGATGGTAAAAGCTTCAGTTTCTCCTTGCGGACCTTTTGAGTTGGATGTTCGTCAG ACGGAACGAGCAAAGCTATTTCAAGGGCTTCTCTTTAATGGTTTGTTTGGAAAACTATTCATCGGATCAAAAGCAACCAACACCCCAAGGGAGTTCATTCTCAAGAAAGATGATACATTCCTATGGAACAATGCAAACATGTATTTGCTTTTACCTGTGGATCCTACTTTGGATTCTCACAAAAGTGTTTGCATTAACTGGAGTGTGATTGATGTAGCGGCTACAACTGTTGGACTTATGAGAAACATTTATTCCGAAGACAAACGGAACCTAATTCAAATACTTAATCCTGACAACAGTGGAGGAGATCTTATTCATCTGGCTAACAAGTCATGTAGGGTTGGTGACCTTACAAATATGGTAGTCCTAGCACTTCATACAGGGAAGATATATACCGCTCTTGATGTTGCTGATTTATCTGCTAATAGCACATTTGACGGTGCATCTGAGAAAGAATCAAAATTCCGGACATTTGCAGAATACTTTGAGAAGAA GTACAATATAGTTCTTCGTCATCCCTCACAGCCATTACTAGTGTTGAAACCCAGTCATAATCCTCACAACCTTCTTTCCTCAAAGTGCATAGATGAAG GCAATGGTGTgggaaagaaaaataatggcGCATCATATGTAAATAGGGTGAATAACCGTGTTCACATGCCTCCAGAGTTACTAATCCCCCTTGATTTACCTGTGGATATTTTGAGAGCATTCTATTTGTTTCCATCTTTGATGTATCGCATTGAGTCACTGATGCTAGCCAGCCAACTAAGAAATGAAATTGCATACATGGATTCTGATATATCAAGCTTCCTG ATTTTGGAAGCTCTTACAACACTTAGATGCTGTGAGGACTTCTCCATGGAGCGTTTAGAATTACTGGGCGACTCTGTACTTAAGTATACAGTGAGTTGCCATCTTTTCCTGACGTTTCCTAATAAGCATGAAGGCCAGTTATCGTCCAGAAGGCAAGAAACAATATGTAATGCCACACTTTATAGGCTTGGAATTGAACGCAAGATACAG GGTTACATACGTGATGCTGCATTTGATCCTCGTCGATGGCTTGCACCCGGACAGCTGTCCATCCGGCCCTGTATTTGTGAATGCCCAGTAAATTCTGAGGTTGTAACTGAGGATAATGTGATCAATGGCAACCCTATAGTTATAGGCAAGGCGTGTGACAAGGGACACAGATGGATATGTTCCAAAACCATCTCTGATTGTGTTGAGGCTATAATTGGGGCATATTATGTGGGAGGGGGACTAAGAGCAGCTGTAGCTGTTCTCAAATGGTTGCAGATTGAGGTTGAAATTGAGGAAGACTTGATTATGAAAGCCATGTTGAGTGCTTCTGTGCGGACTTATCTTCCGAAAGTTGATGTAGTTGAATTGCTTGAAGCAAAACTAGGCTATGCTTTTTCGGTGAAAGGTCTCCTGATAGAGGCTCTCACCCACCCGTCACAGCAAGAATCAGGAGCAACGTACTGCTACCAG CGCTTGGAGTTCCTTGGCGATGCAGTCTTGGATATCCTATTAACGCGCCATCTTTTCCTTAGTCATAGAGACACCGATGAGGGAGAGTTGACAGATTTACGGTCTGCATCAGTAAACAATGAAAATTTTGCACAAGTTGCAGTAAAGCACAAGTTCCACCACTTTCTCCAGCATTCTTCTGGAGTCTTGCTAGACCAAATTGCTGAATATGTGAATACTCTGGAAGGTTCATCCAAGGACAAAACCAGCCTTTTATTCGATGGACTATTGAGGGGACCTAAA GTTCTAGGTGACATTGTAGAAAGTATTGCAGGTGCAATTCTTATAGACACCAAACTTGATTTGGATATAGTTTGGGGGGTTTTCAAACCTCTTCTTTCCCCTATTGTCACACCTGAGAGTCTGGAGTTACCTCCATTTAGAGAACTTCTTGAGTGGTGCGCCAAAAATGGGTATTTTCTTGGAATTAAGTGTGAAAATCGAGGAGACAACATAATGGCTATTCTTAATCTACAACTCAATGACGTACTTCTTGTGAGGCAAGGTCGTGGGAAGAATAAAATAGACGCAAAAGCACACGCAGCTTCCTTATTACTAAAGGATCTTGAG CTCAACATCTGTTCTTGTTGGCAGGAAAGAAGACTTCTAATCCCAAAGAATCCTAGCAGAACGGAACAAATTGAAAAGAAATCTGGTAGTCCAAAACATCGCAATGACTTTCTTGATGCAATGGACACACAGATTATAACACCACCCAGGCAAAAGAAATTGTCTGTGTCAAGGATAGCTCCCAGCTCTGTTCTTGATAAACCAT TGGTTGTGAAGGTTAAAATGAGTAAAGGAGGACCTCGTATATCATTATACGAGTCATGTAAAAAGCTACAAT
- the LOC133909423 gene encoding endoribonuclease Dicer homolog 3a isoform X2, producing MGEAEAASLGGGGEEAISAANSAAEAAVVPDVNMNPLKRPSESFGQEDEADRHNRQKRWCQDFTPRRYQIDVYEIAKCRNTIAMLDTGAGKTMIAVMLIKHFGKISRANNDRKLIIFLAPTVQLVTQQCEVIKSYTDFEVECYHGSKGVDQWKAQSWQEQLSKYQVMVMTPQVLLHAFRQSFLILDMVRLMIFDECHHATGNHPYTRIMKEFYHRSEHKPNVFGMTASPVIRKGVSSDLDCENQLSELENLLDAKIYTAVDREEIELCVPAAKEVNRYYEPRTVCFKDLSEELGILCSKYDELIAHLQTRPNNQYKDADEITKESRKRLSNSLAKICYCLEDAGLLCASEATKICIERCQRKGSLKGGCDTTDQQSDANESGLFAENSMLHMKFLEEVLHIIDKLLQQGIDALLNSESGCVEATKVGYISPKLYELIQIFLSFSDFGRVRCLIFVDRKITARVIERIMKKIGHLSYFRVSFLTGGSSSVDALTPKMQKDTLDSFRSGKVNLLFTTDVAEEGIHIPDCSCVIRFDLPKTTRSYVQSRGRARQKDSQYILMIERENVKQNDLISAIMRSKTLMVDIASNREPEDPHPSFFPTEEINEYHIATTGAKLTADSSISVLYQYCEKLPKDKYYTPRPTFQFTHYGDGYECTVTLPSSAVFQLSVGPKARNMQKAKQLVCLDACKRLHQLGALDDHLLPSVEEPPLEILSKASNCTSGAGVGTTKRKELHGTTKILAISGTWASNRSVTKLQGYKLNFVCDQAGQKYSDFVLLIDASIAKEAATLGIDLYLHDKMVKASVSPCGPFELDVRQTERAKLFQGLLFNGLFGKLFIGSKATNTPREFILKKDDTFLWNNANMYLLLPVDPTLDSHKSVCINWSVIDVAATTVGLMRNIYSEDKRNLIQILNPDNSGGDLIHLANKSCRVGDLTNMVVLALHTGKIYTALDVADLSANSTFDGASEKESKFRTFAEYFEKKYNIVLRHPSQPLLVLKPSHNPHNLLSSKCIDEGNGVGKKNNGASYVNRVNNRVHMPPELLIPLDLPVDILRAFYLFPSLMYRIESLMLASQLRNEIAYMDSDISSFLILEALTTLRCCEDFSMERLELLGDSVLKYTVSCHLFLTFPNKHEGQLSSRRQETICNATLYRLGIERKIQGYIRDAAFDPRRWLAPGQLSIRPCICECPVNSEVVTEDNVINGNPIVIGKACDKGHRWICSKTISDCVEAIIGAYYVGGGLRAAVAVLKWLQIEVEIEEDLIMKAMLSASVRTYLPKVDVVELLEAKLGYAFSVKGLLIEALTHPSQQESGATYCYQRLEFLGDAVLDILLTRHLFLSHRDTDEGELTDLRSASVNNENFAQVAVKHKFHHFLQHSSGVLLDQIAEYVNTLEGSSKDKTSLLFDGLLRGPKVLGDIVESIAGAILIDTKLDLDIVWGVFKPLLSPIVTPESLELPPFRELLEWCAKNGYFLGIKCENRGDNIMAILNLQLNDVLLVRQGRGKNKIDAKAHAASLLLKDLELNICSCWQERRLLIPKNPSRTEQIEKKSGSPKHRNDFLDAMDTQIITPPRQKKLSVSRIAPSSVLDKPLVVKVKMSKGGPRISLYESCKKLQWPMPTFEYLKVEPSVCPSSGGSSQKVAPQRFAFASVITLHIPNGDVISLTGDDRADKKSSQDSAALLMLYELQRRGRFQVQEV from the exons ATGGGCGAAGCGGAAGCGGCATCGctgggcggcggcggagaggaggcgATAAGCGCCGCCAATTCCGCGGCGGAGGCAGCCGTCGTCCCTGACG TTAACATGAATCCTTTGAAGAGGCCATCGGAATCATTTGGTCAAGAAGATGAAGCAGACAGGCATAACCGGCAGAAGAGATGGTGCCAGGATTTCACACCCAGAAG GTATCAGATTGATGTTTATGAGATTGCGAAGTGTCGAAACACAATTGCGATGCTTGACACAGGAGCTGGGAAGACAATGATTGCTGTGATGCTCATCAAGCATTTTGGGAAGATCAGTAGAGCAAATAATGACCGAAAGCTCATCATATTCCTTGCACCAACGGTTCAACTCGTCACACAG CAATGCGAAGTGATTAAGAGCTACACAGATTTTGAGGTGGAGTGCTATCACGGTTCAAAGGGGGTTGATCAATGGAAGGCTCAAAGCTGGCAAGAACAACTCTCAAAGTATCAG GTCATGGTCATGACACCACAGGTGTTGCTACATGCTTTTCGCCAATCCTTCTTGATCTTGGACATGGTCAGGCTCATGATATTTGATGAATGCCATCATGCAACTGGTAACCACCCTTATACAAGGATAATGAAG GAGTTCTATCACAGATCTGAGCATAAGCCAAATGTGTTCGGTATGACAGCATCGCCTGTTATAAGAAAAG GAGTCTCCTCTGATTTGGATTGCGAAAATCAGCTCTCTGAACTGGAAAACCTTTTAGATGCCAAG ATATACACTGCGGTGGATAGAGAAGAGATAGAACTTTGTGTACCTGCTGCAAAAGAAGTGAACAGATACTATGAGCCGAGAACTGTTTGTTTCAAAGATTTGAGTGAAGAATTGGGAATTTTGTGTTCCAAG TATGATGAGCTGATAGCACATTTGCAGACTAGACCAAACAACCAGTATAAAGATGCTgatgaaataacaaaagaatCGCGGAAGCGTCTCTCTAATTCTTTAGCAAAGATCTGCTATTGCCTTGAAGATGCTGGTCTACTTTGTGCTAGTGAG GCCACTAAAATCTGCATTGAAAGGTGTCAGAGAAAAGGTTCACTTAAGGGAGGCTGTGATACCACCGATCAGCAAAGTGACGCAAATGAATCAGGCCTGTTTGCAGAAAATTCAATGCTTCATATGAAATTTTTGGAGGAAGTGTTGCATATAATTGACAAACTCCTCCAACAAG GTATTGATGCACTTCTAAACTCAGAGAGTGGATGTGTGGAAGCCACAAAGGTGGGCTATATCTCACCAAAGCTCTATGAACTCATCCAAATATTTCTCTCTTTCAG TGACTTTGGTCGTGTCCGATGCCTTATATTTGTGGATCGGAAGATTACTGCTAGAGTCATTGAGCGGATTATGAAGAAAATTGGTCACCTCTCATATTTCAGAGTCTCTTTTCTAACTGGAGGGAGTTCTTCAGTGGATGCGCTGACCCCTAAAATGCAGAAGGACACACTGGATTCATTCCGCTCTGGAAAG GtcaatttattatttactaCAGATGTTGCAGAAGAGGGTATCCACATCCCAGACTGCTCTTGTGTAATACGATTTGATTTGCCAAAGACTACCCGGAGTTATGTGCAGTCACGTGGACGAGCCCGCCAGAAGGACTCTCAGTACATACTCATGATTGAACG GGAAAATGTGAAACAAAATGATTTAATATCTGCCATTATGAGAAGTAAGACTTTGATGGTTGACATTGCTTCAAACAGAGAGCCTGAGGATCCACATCCCAGTTTCTTTCCCACTGAAGAAATAAATGAATACCATATCGCCACAACAGGAGCAAAACTAACTGCTGATTCCAGCATCAGTGTTCTCTACCAGTACTGTGAGAAACTTCCGAAGGACAA GTACTACACCCCAAGACCTACGTTTCAGTTCACCCATTATGGTGATGGTTATGAGTGTACAGTAACATTACCATCTAGTGCCGTGTTTCAACTTTCGGTGGGTCCTAAAGCAAGAAACATGCAGAAAGCTAAGCAGCTTGTTTGCCTTGATGCATGTAAGAGGCTGCATCAGCTGGGAGCACTTGATGATCACCTTTTGCCATCCGTTGAAGAGCCACCACTGGAAATTTTGAGCAAGGCTAGTAACTGCACATCTGGTGCAGGTGTAG GTACAACCAAACGAAAAGAACTGCATGGTACAACCAAGATTCTTGCTATCTCTGGCACTTGGGCATCAAATAGAAGTGTTACTAAGCTTCAAGGCTACAAGTTAAATTTTGTTTGTGATCAAGCTggtcagaaatactccgactTTGTCCTGTTAATTGATGCAAGTATAGCAAAAGAAGCTGCTACTTTGGGTATTGACCTATATTTGCATGACAAGATGGTAAAAGCTTCAGTTTCTCCTTGCGGACCTTTTGAGTTGGATGTTCGTCAG ACGGAACGAGCAAAGCTATTTCAAGGGCTTCTCTTTAATGGTTTGTTTGGAAAACTATTCATCGGATCAAAAGCAACCAACACCCCAAGGGAGTTCATTCTCAAGAAAGATGATACATTCCTATGGAACAATGCAAACATGTATTTGCTTTTACCTGTGGATCCTACTTTGGATTCTCACAAAAGTGTTTGCATTAACTGGAGTGTGATTGATGTAGCGGCTACAACTGTTGGACTTATGAGAAACATTTATTCCGAAGACAAACGGAACCTAATTCAAATACTTAATCCTGACAACAGTGGAGGAGATCTTATTCATCTGGCTAACAAGTCATGTAGGGTTGGTGACCTTACAAATATGGTAGTCCTAGCACTTCATACAGGGAAGATATATACCGCTCTTGATGTTGCTGATTTATCTGCTAATAGCACATTTGACGGTGCATCTGAGAAAGAATCAAAATTCCGGACATTTGCAGAATACTTTGAGAAGAA GTACAATATAGTTCTTCGTCATCCCTCACAGCCATTACTAGTGTTGAAACCCAGTCATAATCCTCACAACCTTCTTTCCTCAAAGTGCATAGATGAAG GCAATGGTGTgggaaagaaaaataatggcGCATCATATGTAAATAGGGTGAATAACCGTGTTCACATGCCTCCAGAGTTACTAATCCCCCTTGATTTACCTGTGGATATTTTGAGAGCATTCTATTTGTTTCCATCTTTGATGTATCGCATTGAGTCACTGATGCTAGCCAGCCAACTAAGAAATGAAATTGCATACATGGATTCTGATATATCAAGCTTCCTG ATTTTGGAAGCTCTTACAACACTTAGATGCTGTGAGGACTTCTCCATGGAGCGTTTAGAATTACTGGGCGACTCTGTACTTAAGTATACAGTGAGTTGCCATCTTTTCCTGACGTTTCCTAATAAGCATGAAGGCCAGTTATCGTCCAGAAGGCAAGAAACAATATGTAATGCCACACTTTATAGGCTTGGAATTGAACGCAAGATACAG GGTTACATACGTGATGCTGCATTTGATCCTCGTCGATGGCTTGCACCCGGACAGCTGTCCATCCGGCCCTGTATTTGTGAATGCCCAGTAAATTCTGAGGTTGTAACTGAGGATAATGTGATCAATGGCAACCCTATAGTTATAGGCAAGGCGTGTGACAAGGGACACAGATGGATATGTTCCAAAACCATCTCTGATTGTGTTGAGGCTATAATTGGGGCATATTATGTGGGAGGGGGACTAAGAGCAGCTGTAGCTGTTCTCAAATGGTTGCAGATTGAGGTTGAAATTGAGGAAGACTTGATTATGAAAGCCATGTTGAGTGCTTCTGTGCGGACTTATCTTCCGAAAGTTGATGTAGTTGAATTGCTTGAAGCAAAACTAGGCTATGCTTTTTCGGTGAAAGGTCTCCTGATAGAGGCTCTCACCCACCCGTCACAGCAAGAATCAGGAGCAACGTACTGCTACCAG CGCTTGGAGTTCCTTGGCGATGCAGTCTTGGATATCCTATTAACGCGCCATCTTTTCCTTAGTCATAGAGACACCGATGAGGGAGAGTTGACAGATTTACGGTCTGCATCAGTAAACAATGAAAATTTTGCACAAGTTGCAGTAAAGCACAAGTTCCACCACTTTCTCCAGCATTCTTCTGGAGTCTTGCTAGACCAAATTGCTGAATATGTGAATACTCTGGAAGGTTCATCCAAGGACAAAACCAGCCTTTTATTCGATGGACTATTGAGGGGACCTAAA GTTCTAGGTGACATTGTAGAAAGTATTGCAGGTGCAATTCTTATAGACACCAAACTTGATTTGGATATAGTTTGGGGGGTTTTCAAACCTCTTCTTTCCCCTATTGTCACACCTGAGAGTCTGGAGTTACCTCCATTTAGAGAACTTCTTGAGTGGTGCGCCAAAAATGGGTATTTTCTTGGAATTAAGTGTGAAAATCGAGGAGACAACATAATGGCTATTCTTAATCTACAACTCAATGACGTACTTCTTGTGAGGCAAGGTCGTGGGAAGAATAAAATAGACGCAAAAGCACACGCAGCTTCCTTATTACTAAAGGATCTTGAG CTCAACATCTGTTCTTGTTGGCAGGAAAGAAGACTTCTAATCCCAAAGAATCCTAGCAGAACGGAACAAATTGAAAAGAAATCTGGTAGTCCAAAACATCGCAATGACTTTCTTGATGCAATGGACACACAGATTATAACACCACCCAGGCAAAAGAAATTGTCTGTGTCAAGGATAGCTCCCAGCTCTGTTCTTGATAAACCAT TGGTTGTGAAGGTTAAAATGAGTAAAGGAGGACCTCGTATATCATTATACGAGTCATGTAAAAAGCTACAAT